One stretch of Streptomyces sp. R21 DNA includes these proteins:
- a CDS encoding TetR/AcrR family transcriptional regulator, protein METATPVKRRVPRPRADALRNRERIVAAAVEMFVEFGQEVPFDEIARRAGVGNATVYRNFPDREALTREVVCSVMDRMSERIETALAEDGDAFEALSRFVHASAEDRIGALCPMLSESFDKNHPDLLAARDRATERTEELMERARAAGQLRPDVEFGDLMTALTQLTRPLPGTACQGMDRFVHRHLQLFLDGLRAPARSVLPGVAASVEELRRAVS, encoded by the coding sequence GTGGAGACCGCCACCCCCGTGAAGCGCCGAGTGCCCCGGCCTCGGGCCGACGCCCTGCGCAACCGGGAGCGGATCGTCGCCGCCGCCGTGGAGATGTTCGTCGAGTTCGGCCAAGAGGTGCCGTTCGACGAGATCGCCCGCCGGGCCGGCGTGGGTAACGCCACGGTGTACCGCAACTTCCCGGACCGCGAAGCGCTGACCCGCGAGGTCGTCTGCTCGGTCATGGACCGCATGTCGGAGCGGATCGAGACGGCGCTGGCCGAGGACGGTGACGCCTTCGAGGCGCTCAGCCGCTTCGTGCATGCCTCCGCCGAGGACCGCATCGGCGCGTTGTGCCCCATGCTCTCCGAGAGCTTCGACAAGAACCACCCGGACCTGCTCGCCGCGCGCGACCGGGCCACGGAGCGGACCGAGGAGCTGATGGAGCGCGCCCGTGCGGCAGGGCAACTACGCCCCGACGTCGAGTTCGGCGACCTGATGACGGCTCTCACCCAGCTCACCCGGCCGCTGCCCGGCACCGCGTGCCAGGGCATGGACCGCTTCGTACACCGCCATCTGCAGCTGTTCCTGGACGGCCTGCGGGCACCCGCCCGCTCCGTGCTGCCGGGCGTGGCCGCATCCGTGGAGGAGCTGCGACGAGCCGTGTCCTGA
- a CDS encoding MFS transporter yields the protein MSETAKATASLEERAAHSNRWKALAFIALAQLMVVLDATIVNIALPSAQTDLGISDGNRQWVITAYALAFGGLLLFGGRIADIWGRKRTFVTGLVGFAAASALGGAAQSEAMLLGSRALQGAFGALLAPAALSLLAVMFTDAKERAKAFGIYGAIAGGGGAVGLILGGFLTEYLNWRWTFFVNIPFAIVAAAGAYFVIREPAGGRNRSPLDIPGVILSTLGLVSLVYGFTRAESEGWSDSVTIGMFVASAVLLASFVFVESRVKAPLLPLRVITDRNRGGVYLSLGLAIIAMFGLFLFLTYYLQIVKGYSPVKTGFAFLPMIVGMITGSTQIGARLMTRVPARLLMGPGFLTAAIGMLLLTQMEIGSSYAALLLPAMLLLGLGMGTAFMPAMSLATIGVQPRDAGVASAMVNTSQQVGGAIGTALLNTIAASATTSYIKDHIAGAASKPQQQLVQLEGMVKGYTSAIWFAVGILVVASAIAFTFVNAGRPDLTPASGSAEGDGVEDELKVPVIAH from the coding sequence ATGTCTGAAACAGCAAAGGCCACTGCCTCCTTGGAGGAGCGGGCCGCGCACAGCAACCGCTGGAAGGCGCTCGCGTTCATCGCGCTCGCCCAGCTGATGGTCGTCCTCGACGCGACGATCGTGAACATCGCACTGCCCTCCGCCCAGACCGACCTGGGGATCTCGGACGGCAACCGGCAGTGGGTCATCACGGCCTACGCCCTCGCCTTCGGCGGACTGCTGCTCTTCGGCGGCCGTATCGCCGACATCTGGGGCCGCAAGCGCACCTTTGTCACCGGCCTGGTCGGCTTCGCCGCCGCGTCCGCCCTCGGCGGCGCCGCTCAGAGCGAGGCCATGCTGCTGGGCTCCCGTGCCTTGCAGGGTGCCTTCGGCGCACTGCTCGCGCCCGCCGCGCTCTCCCTCCTCGCGGTGATGTTCACCGACGCCAAGGAGCGCGCGAAGGCGTTCGGCATCTACGGTGCGATCGCCGGTGGTGGTGGCGCCGTCGGCCTGATCCTCGGCGGCTTCCTCACCGAGTACCTGAACTGGCGCTGGACGTTCTTCGTCAACATCCCGTTCGCGATCGTCGCGGCCGCGGGCGCGTACTTCGTCATCCGTGAGCCGGCCGGCGGCCGCAACCGCTCGCCGCTCGACATCCCGGGCGTCATCCTCTCGACCCTCGGTCTGGTCTCCCTGGTCTACGGCTTCACGCGCGCCGAGTCCGAGGGCTGGAGCGACTCCGTGACGATCGGCATGTTCGTCGCGTCCGCCGTGCTCCTCGCGTCCTTCGTGTTCGTCGAGTCCCGGGTCAAGGCGCCGCTGCTGCCGCTGCGCGTCATCACCGACCGCAACCGCGGCGGCGTGTACCTCTCGCTCGGCCTCGCGATCATCGCGATGTTCGGCCTGTTCCTCTTCCTGACCTACTACCTGCAGATCGTGAAGGGCTACTCGCCGGTCAAGACCGGCTTCGCCTTCCTGCCGATGATCGTGGGCATGATCACGGGCTCCACGCAGATCGGCGCCCGCCTGATGACCCGCGTCCCGGCACGGCTGCTGATGGGGCCCGGCTTCCTGACCGCCGCGATCGGCATGCTGCTGCTGACGCAGATGGAGATCGGCTCCTCCTACGCCGCTCTGCTGCTGCCGGCCATGCTGCTGCTCGGCCTCGGTATGGGTACGGCGTTCATGCCGGCGATGTCCCTCGCCACCATCGGCGTGCAGCCGCGTGACGCCGGTGTCGCCTCGGCCATGGTCAACACCTCGCAGCAGGTGGGCGGCGCGATCGGTACGGCGCTGCTGAACACGATCGCAGCCTCGGCCACCACCTCGTACATCAAGGACCACATCGCCGGTGCGGCCTCCAAGCCGCAGCAGCAGCTGGTCCAGCTCGAGGGCATGGTGAAGGGCTACACCAGCGCCATCTGGTTCGCCGTCGGCATCCTGGTCGTCGCCTCGGCGATCGCCTTCACCTTCGTCAACGCCGGCCGCCCGGACCTGACCCCGGCCTCCGGCTCGGCCGAGGGCGACGGTGTCGAGGACGAGCTCAAGGTGCCGGTGATAGCCCACTGA
- a CDS encoding MarR family winged helix-turn-helix transcriptional regulator, with amino-acid sequence MNTAPASARAEEPRWLTDEEQRIWRSYMHATTLLEDHLDRQLQRDAGMPHIYYGLLVALAEAPGRRLRMTELAMKAKITRSRLSHAIARLEKNGWVRREDCPSDKRGQFAVLTDEGFEVLGRTAPGHVSAVRQAMFERLSPEQQKALGEIMEIVAEGLQPNEAGADLPWLR; translated from the coding sequence ATGAACACGGCACCGGCATCCGCACGCGCAGAAGAGCCTCGCTGGCTCACCGACGAGGAGCAGCGCATCTGGCGCTCCTACATGCACGCCACCACCCTCCTCGAGGACCACCTCGACCGCCAGTTGCAGCGCGACGCGGGGATGCCGCACATCTACTACGGGCTCCTCGTCGCGCTCGCCGAGGCCCCGGGCCGGCGGCTGCGGATGACCGAGCTGGCCATGAAGGCGAAGATCACCCGCTCCCGGCTCTCGCACGCGATCGCCCGCCTGGAGAAGAACGGCTGGGTGCGCCGCGAGGACTGTCCCTCCGACAAGCGGGGCCAGTTCGCGGTGCTGACCGACGAGGGCTTCGAGGTGCTCGGCCGGACCGCGCCGGGCCATGTGTCCGCCGTACGGCAGGCGATGTTCGAGCGGCTCTCCCCCGAACAGCAGAAGGCCCTCGGCGAGATCATGGAGATCGTCGCCGAGGGACTTCAGCCGAACGAAGCGGGTGCGGACCTGCCGTGGCTGCGCTAG
- a CDS encoding dioxygenase: MSAATQERMPALYLSHGAPPLADDPIWPGQLAAWSAELPRPKAILVVSAHWEEAPLALGAVHTVPLVYDFWGFPEHYYQVTYGAPGAPELAESVRKLLRAPGTPVQDIPDRGLDHGAYVPLVEMFPDADIPVLQISMPTLDPVRLMEIGRRLAPLRDEGVLIMGSGFFTHNLAALRQGGIPSWSVEFDDWGHRALDAHDWDALLDFTRKSPSGQLAHPRTEHFAPLFVAMGAADATGELDGPRSVIDGFWLGLAKRSVQFG; encoded by the coding sequence ATGTCCGCCGCCACTCAGGAGCGCATGCCCGCCCTCTATCTCAGCCACGGCGCACCGCCGCTCGCGGACGACCCGATCTGGCCCGGCCAACTCGCCGCCTGGTCGGCCGAGCTGCCCCGCCCCAAGGCGATCCTCGTCGTCTCCGCCCACTGGGAGGAGGCCCCGCTCGCCCTCGGCGCGGTGCACACCGTGCCCCTCGTCTACGACTTCTGGGGCTTCCCCGAGCACTACTACCAGGTGACGTACGGCGCCCCCGGCGCCCCTGAACTCGCCGAGTCCGTCAGGAAGTTGCTGCGCGCGCCCGGTACGCCGGTGCAGGACATCCCGGACCGCGGGCTCGACCACGGGGCGTACGTCCCGCTCGTCGAGATGTTCCCGGACGCCGACATCCCGGTGCTGCAGATCTCCATGCCGACCCTCGACCCGGTCCGGCTGATGGAGATCGGCCGCAGGCTGGCGCCGCTGCGCGACGAGGGCGTCCTGATCATGGGTTCCGGGTTCTTCACGCACAACCTGGCGGCGCTGCGGCAGGGCGGCATCCCGTCCTGGTCCGTCGAGTTCGACGACTGGGGCCACCGGGCTCTGGACGCCCACGACTGGGACGCGCTGCTCGACTTCACTCGCAAGTCCCCGTCCGGGCAGCTGGCCCACCCCCGCACCGAGCACTTCGCCCCGCTCTTCGTGGCGATGGGCGCGGCGGACGCGACGGGCGAACTGGACGGGCCCCGGTCGGTGATCGACGGGTTCTGGTTGGGGCTGGCGAAGCGGTCGGTGCAGTTCGGCTGA
- a CDS encoding N-acetyltransferase family protein: MPSERTEVQVRPGVEEDLDALTDIYNHYVRETPITFDTAAFTSEERRPWLLSHPEDGPHRLMVATDVNSQTILGYATSSAFRPKPAYATSVEVTIYLAPDAGGHGIGTLLYKSLFEALAKEDLHRAYAGIAQPNEASVRLHERFGFRHVGTYREVGRKFGRYWDVAWYEKEL; the protein is encoded by the coding sequence ATGCCGTCGGAACGTACAGAGGTGCAGGTCAGGCCAGGAGTCGAAGAGGACCTCGACGCCCTCACTGACATATACAACCACTACGTACGTGAGACGCCGATCACATTCGATACCGCTGCCTTCACGTCGGAAGAGCGCCGCCCCTGGCTGCTCTCCCACCCTGAAGACGGCCCGCATCGGCTAATGGTTGCCACCGATGTGAACTCACAGACGATTCTTGGCTACGCCACATCCAGCGCGTTTCGCCCCAAGCCCGCGTACGCCACCTCCGTAGAGGTCACCATTTACCTCGCGCCCGATGCGGGCGGTCACGGCATCGGCACACTCCTTTACAAGTCCCTCTTCGAGGCGCTCGCCAAAGAAGACCTGCATCGCGCCTACGCGGGCATCGCACAGCCGAACGAAGCGTCCGTGCGGCTGCACGAACGCTTCGGGTTCCGGCACGTGGGGACCTACCGCGAGGTGGGCCGCAAGTTCGGCCGCTACTGGGATGTCGCCTGGTACGAGAAGGAGTTGTAG
- a CDS encoding RNA polymerase sigma factor RpoD/SigA has translation MATRAVAARRTSATRGTDTRNSVRASSGEIADRDLVGMYLDEIARTPLLDAAKEVELSQIIEAGVFAQQILDGEVSDAKADASREELEELVAESERAKDVFIRSNLRLVVAVARRYPRSGLPLLDLIQEGNAGLVRAVEKFDYRKGFKFSTYATWWIRQAITRSIADQSRTIRLPVHLVEELGRIRRVQREFNRKNGRDPEHAEIAAELDTTEARVGDVLDWARDPVSLNMAVDDDGDTQFGDLLEDTSAVSPEQSVLTLLRSEELDDLIGRLDQRTASIIKMRYGIEDGRERTLTEVGKEHGLTRERIRQIEKHALLELKKLARSTGFDAAA, from the coding sequence ATGGCAACCCGTGCCGTCGCCGCGCGTCGTACGTCCGCCACCCGCGGAACCGACACGCGAAACAGCGTTCGCGCCTCGAGCGGCGAGATCGCCGACCGCGACCTGGTCGGCATGTACCTCGACGAGATAGCGCGTACGCCTCTGCTCGACGCCGCCAAGGAAGTCGAGCTGTCCCAGATCATCGAGGCGGGTGTGTTCGCCCAGCAGATCCTCGACGGCGAGGTGAGCGACGCCAAGGCGGACGCGTCCCGCGAGGAACTCGAAGAGCTCGTCGCCGAGAGCGAGCGGGCCAAGGACGTCTTCATCCGCTCGAACCTCCGGCTGGTCGTCGCCGTGGCGCGCCGCTACCCCCGTAGCGGACTGCCGCTGCTGGACCTGATCCAGGAGGGCAACGCCGGCCTGGTGCGCGCGGTCGAGAAGTTCGACTACCGCAAGGGCTTCAAGTTCTCGACGTACGCCACGTGGTGGATCCGCCAGGCCATCACCCGCTCCATCGCCGACCAGTCGCGCACGATCCGCCTCCCCGTCCACCTGGTCGAGGAACTGGGCCGGATCCGCCGGGTGCAGCGCGAGTTCAACCGTAAGAACGGGCGGGACCCCGAGCACGCGGAGATCGCCGCCGAGCTGGACACGACCGAGGCGCGCGTGGGCGACGTCCTGGACTGGGCCCGCGACCCGGTCTCGCTGAACATGGCGGTGGACGACGACGGTGACACCCAGTTCGGCGACCTCCTGGAGGACACGTCCGCGGTCTCGCCGGAGCAGTCGGTCCTGACCCTGCTGCGCAGCGAGGAGCTGGACGACCTGATCGGCCGCCTCGACCAGCGCACGGCCTCGATCATCAAGATGAGGTACGGCATCGAGGACGGCCGGGAGCGCACGCTCACCGAGGTCGGCAAGGAGCACGGCCTCACGCGCGAGCGCATCCGCCAGATCGAGAAGCACGCCCTGCTGGAGCTGAAGAAGCTCGCACGCAGCACGGGGTTCGACGCCGCGGCGTAG
- a CDS encoding TetR family transcriptional regulator encodes MEIARSAAALFMRNGLRATRAEDIARAAGIAPRTFYRYFASKEEALGPLFAAGAQKWAEAVRDAPADLPVPEALRHAVVQTLTPGIGVRRESLEWVRSLLRLAEGSPALLRVWGEACQLGERTLAGVLGARAQVDSAGQAERVVADSAGQAEVAAVAVSPELRFSAAVASAAVRVAVEAWAAGDAASDGPDSPAELALRHLGALRDFPWSAA; translated from the coding sequence ATGGAGATCGCCCGCTCCGCTGCCGCGCTCTTCATGCGAAACGGTCTGCGGGCCACCCGCGCGGAGGACATCGCCCGCGCCGCCGGCATCGCCCCGCGCACGTTCTACCGCTACTTCGCGAGCAAGGAGGAGGCCCTCGGCCCCCTCTTCGCCGCGGGCGCACAGAAATGGGCGGAGGCCGTACGCGACGCCCCGGCCGACCTGCCCGTCCCCGAAGCGCTGCGGCACGCCGTCGTACAGACCCTGACACCCGGCATCGGCGTGCGGAGGGAATCCCTGGAGTGGGTCCGCTCCCTGCTCCGACTGGCGGAGGGCAGTCCGGCCCTGCTGCGCGTGTGGGGCGAGGCGTGCCAGTTGGGGGAGCGGACGCTGGCGGGGGTGTTGGGGGCGCGGGCGCAGGTCGACTCCGCCGGGCAGGCTGAGCGAGTGGTCGCCGATTCCGCCGGGCAGGCCGAGGTCGCCGCCGTGGCTGTGTCGCCCGAGCTCCGCTTCAGTGCCGCCGTGGCGAGCGCGGCGGTTCGCGTGGCGGTGGAGGCCTGGGCCGCCGGGGACGCCGCGTCGGACGGCCCGGACAGCCCGGCCGAGCTGGCGCTGCGTCACCTCGGGGCGCTGCGGGACTTTCCGTGGAGTGCCGCATGA
- a CDS encoding helix-turn-helix transcriptional regulator — MTTDTPARLLQLLSLLQTPREWPGGELSERLGVSRRTVRRDVDRLRELGYPVQASKGADGGYRLVAGKAMPPLVLDDEEAVAIAVGLRAGAGHAVEGVDEASVRALAKLEQVLPSRLRHRVSTLQAATTPLTSGDGASIAPETLTVMASTVAGQERLRFAYRSGDGTPSRRLTEPYRLVSTGRRWYLVAYDLDREDWRTFRVDRVAEPFATGARFTPRELPTGNAAEFLRQSMFGRQETYEFDVTFAAPADFIAARLPKWVGAPEPIDDHSCRLRASSGDSLEWLAVRIAMVDCEFTVHEPPELVGYLRELGARLTRAAGGRP; from the coding sequence ATGACGACCGACACCCCGGCGCGGCTGCTCCAGCTTCTCTCCCTCCTCCAGACCCCCCGCGAGTGGCCCGGTGGCGAGCTCTCCGAGCGGCTCGGGGTGTCCCGTCGTACGGTCCGCCGCGACGTCGACCGGCTGCGTGAGCTGGGCTATCCGGTGCAGGCCAGCAAGGGTGCCGACGGCGGGTACCGGCTGGTGGCCGGGAAGGCGATGCCGCCGCTCGTGCTGGACGACGAGGAGGCGGTGGCGATCGCGGTGGGGCTGCGAGCCGGCGCCGGGCACGCCGTCGAGGGCGTGGACGAGGCCTCCGTACGGGCCCTCGCCAAGCTGGAGCAGGTGCTGCCGAGCCGACTGCGGCACCGCGTGTCCACCCTCCAGGCCGCCACCACCCCGCTGACCAGCGGCGACGGCGCGAGCATCGCCCCCGAGACGCTGACCGTGATGGCCTCGACGGTGGCCGGGCAGGAGCGGCTGCGGTTCGCGTACCGCTCCGGGGACGGGACGCCGTCGCGGCGCCTGACCGAGCCGTACCGGCTGGTGTCGACCGGCCGCCGCTGGTACCTCGTCGCCTACGACCTCGATCGCGAGGACTGGCGTACGTTCCGCGTCGACCGGGTCGCCGAGCCCTTCGCGACGGGGGCCCGCTTCACCCCGCGTGAGCTGCCCACGGGCAACGCGGCGGAGTTTCTGCGGCAGTCGATGTTCGGGCGGCAGGAGACGTACGAGTTCGACGTCACCTTCGCCGCGCCCGCCGACTTCATCGCCGCGCGCCTGCCCAAGTGGGTCGGCGCGCCGGAGCCGATCGACGACCACAGCTGCCGGCTGCGCGCCTCCTCCGGCGACTCCCTGGAGTGGCTGGCGGTGCGGATCGCGATGGTCGACTGCGAGTTCACGGTCCATGAGCCGCCGGAACTGGTCGGCTATCTACGGGAGTTGGGCGCCCGGCTGACCCGGGCGGCGGGCGGCCGCCCATGA
- a CDS encoding MFS transporter has translation MTSTDTPLSSPAAEAAAADTADRRRWLALAIVMTAAFMDLVDVTIVNIAIPSIQRDAGASFSQIQWITAGYALAFAAGLITGGRLGDIHGRKRLFLIGVGGFTIASALCGFAANPEMLVASRILQGGMAAMMVPQVLSIVHATFPAHERGKVFGMFGAVVGLGAVSGPLLGALLTQWNLFGLEWRPIFLINLPVGVAALILGRKFITESKAPKALKLDLVGVALVTLGLLMLLYPLTRGRELGWPLWGYVSMAGALGVFAALVAYERRKAARDGSPLVELSLFKVKSFAAGIAVQTVFGIALGIFFLVWTMYMQIGLGWSLLRAGLTGVPFSIAVSAAAGMSVQLLVPRFGRKVLQAGALIMAVGVLLYIWESDRYGMDIASWQMALPLVVMGAGMGFIVAPLTDAVLSEVPREHAGSASGLINTVQQMGNALGLGLVSVVFFGQIGDRLTRDQVGPAFVNAFQYALVWVAAVMAAIFLLMFALPKRPAQHVEGGEAEAVTSAEEEGEKEPELVS, from the coding sequence ATGACCTCCACCGACACCCCTCTGAGCAGCCCGGCCGCCGAGGCCGCCGCAGCAGACACGGCCGACCGGCGCCGCTGGCTCGCACTCGCCATCGTGATGACCGCGGCCTTCATGGACCTGGTCGACGTCACGATCGTCAACATCGCGATTCCGTCCATCCAGCGCGACGCGGGCGCGTCGTTCAGCCAGATCCAGTGGATAACCGCGGGCTACGCGCTGGCCTTCGCCGCCGGGCTGATCACCGGTGGACGGCTCGGTGACATCCACGGCCGCAAGCGGCTCTTCCTCATCGGCGTCGGCGGATTCACGATCGCCTCCGCGCTCTGCGGCTTCGCCGCGAACCCGGAGATGCTCGTCGCCTCGCGCATCCTGCAGGGCGGCATGGCCGCGATGATGGTGCCGCAGGTGCTGTCGATCGTGCACGCCACGTTCCCGGCGCACGAACGCGGCAAGGTCTTCGGGATGTTCGGCGCGGTCGTCGGGCTCGGCGCCGTGTCCGGCCCGCTGCTCGGCGCCCTGCTCACCCAGTGGAACCTCTTCGGCCTCGAATGGCGGCCGATCTTCCTCATCAACCTGCCGGTGGGCGTGGCCGCGCTGATCCTGGGCCGGAAGTTCATCACCGAGTCCAAGGCGCCGAAGGCGCTCAAGCTCGACCTCGTCGGCGTCGCGCTGGTCACCCTCGGCCTGCTGATGCTGCTCTACCCGCTCACCCGCGGCCGCGAGCTGGGCTGGCCGCTGTGGGGGTACGTGTCGATGGCCGGTGCGCTCGGTGTGTTCGCGGCGCTGGTGGCGTACGAGCGGCGGAAGGCGGCGCGGGACGGTTCGCCGCTGGTCGAGCTGTCGCTGTTCAAGGTGAAGAGCTTCGCGGCGGGCATCGCCGTACAGACCGTCTTCGGAATCGCGCTCGGCATCTTCTTCCTGGTCTGGACGATGTACATGCAGATCGGGCTGGGCTGGAGCCTGCTGCGGGCCGGTCTGACCGGGGTGCCGTTCTCGATCGCCGTGTCGGCTGCGGCGGGCATGTCGGTGCAGCTGCTGGTCCCGCGCTTCGGACGCAAGGTGCTCCAGGCGGGCGCCCTGATCATGGCGGTCGGCGTGCTGCTCTACATCTGGGAGTCCGACCGGTACGGCATGGACATCGCCTCCTGGCAGATGGCGCTCCCGCTGGTGGTCATGGGCGCGGGCATGGGCTTCATCGTGGCCCCGCTGACGGACGCGGTGCTGTCGGAGGTCCCGCGCGAGCACGCCGGTTCGGCTTCCGGGCTCATCAACACCGTGCAGCAGATGGGCAATGCCCTCGGGCTCGGGCTGGTCTCCGTGGTCTTCTTCGGCCAGATCGGCGACCGGCTCACTCGGGACCAGGTGGGCCCCGCCTTCGTGAACGCCTTCCAGTACGCGCTGGTCTGGGTCGCTGCGGTGATGGCCGCCATCTTCCTGCTGATGTTCGCGCTGCCGAAGCGGCCGGCGCAGCACGTGGAGGGCGGCGAGGCCGAAGCTGTGACGTCGGCGGAGGAGGAGGGGGAGAAGGAGCCGGAGCTCGTCTCCTGA
- a CDS encoding DeoR/GlpR family DNA-binding transcription regulator produces the protein MYAPERQQEILRLARDGGRVDVVSLAEEFQVTAETIRRDLKALDRAGLLRRVHGGAIPAGRLDFEPDVAERESTAADEKDRIAKSALSELPGEGTMILDAGTTVSRLAGMIPLESTLTVVTHSLPNAARLADHPGIQLHLVGGRVRHRTRAAVDAWALRAYGEIRADVLFIAANGFSAEHGLTTPDLAEAAVKRAAVHAARRVVLLADSSKHGQEHFARFGDLSDVDLLITDSGLSPEDAAAIERAGTEVVRA, from the coding sequence ATGTACGCACCGGAGCGGCAGCAGGAGATCCTCCGGCTCGCCCGTGACGGCGGCCGGGTGGATGTCGTGTCGCTGGCCGAGGAGTTCCAGGTGACGGCGGAGACCATCCGCCGCGACCTGAAGGCCCTCGACCGCGCGGGACTCCTGCGCCGTGTGCACGGTGGTGCGATCCCGGCCGGACGCCTGGACTTCGAGCCCGACGTCGCCGAGCGCGAGTCCACCGCGGCCGACGAGAAGGACCGGATCGCCAAGTCCGCTCTCTCGGAGCTGCCGGGCGAGGGCACGATGATCCTCGACGCCGGGACGACGGTCTCCCGCCTCGCCGGCATGATCCCGCTGGAGTCGACGCTCACGGTCGTCACACACAGCCTGCCGAACGCCGCCCGCCTCGCGGACCATCCCGGCATCCAACTCCACCTGGTCGGGGGGCGCGTACGACACCGCACGCGCGCCGCCGTGGACGCGTGGGCGCTCCGCGCATACGGCGAGATCCGCGCCGACGTCCTCTTCATCGCCGCCAACGGCTTCTCCGCCGAACACGGACTGACCACCCCCGACCTCGCCGAGGCCGCCGTGAAGCGCGCGGCCGTCCACGCCGCGCGCCGCGTGGTGCTCCTCGCCGACTCCTCCAAGCACGGCCAGGAGCACTTCGCCCGCTTCGGCGACCTGAGCGATGTGGACCTGCTGATCACCGACAGCGGCTTGAGCCCCGAGGACGCCGCCGCCATCGAGCGCGCCGGCACGGAAGTAGTACGCGCATGA
- the pfkB gene encoding 1-phosphofructokinase, translating to MIVTVTPNPSLDRTYEVPALDRGEVIRATGERMDPGGKGVNVSRAVAAAGQRTVAVLPLGGAPGALVADLLDAQGIEVAPVPVAGATRSNIALAEADGVLTKINAPGPELSAAEEELLLETVRQQSRDADWIACCGSLPRGLAPSWYAALVARAHAEGARIALDTSGPALLEALRERPDVVKPNAEELAEAVGRPLATVGDAMKAAEELRELGARAVLASLGADGQLLVDASGAWFGSARVGAVRSNVGAGDSSLAGFLIAGGSGPEALASAVAHGAAAVQLPGSVMPTPADLTPTAVTVTSEVPMDRALTEPVS from the coding sequence ATGATCGTCACCGTCACCCCCAACCCCTCCCTCGACCGCACATACGAGGTGCCCGCGCTCGACCGCGGTGAGGTCATCCGGGCCACCGGCGAGCGGATGGACCCGGGCGGCAAGGGCGTGAACGTCTCGCGGGCGGTCGCCGCCGCCGGACAGCGCACGGTGGCTGTCCTGCCCCTGGGTGGTGCGCCGGGCGCACTTGTCGCCGACCTGCTCGACGCGCAGGGCATCGAGGTCGCGCCGGTCCCGGTCGCCGGGGCCACTCGCTCGAACATCGCGCTCGCCGAGGCGGACGGCGTACTGACGAAGATCAACGCGCCCGGACCGGAACTGTCGGCGGCCGAGGAGGAACTTCTCCTGGAGACCGTACGGCAGCAGTCGCGCGACGCCGACTGGATCGCATGCTGCGGGAGCCTGCCGCGGGGGCTCGCGCCGTCGTGGTACGCCGCGTTGGTCGCGCGGGCGCACGCCGAGGGCGCGCGGATCGCGCTGGACACGTCGGGGCCGGCGCTGCTGGAGGCGCTGCGCGAGCGGCCCGACGTGGTGAAGCCGAATGCCGAGGAGCTCGCGGAAGCCGTCGGGCGCCCCCTTGCCACGGTGGGCGACGCGATGAAGGCGGCCGAGGAGTTGCGTGAGCTGGGCGCGCGCGCCGTGCTCGCGAGCCTCGGCGCGGACGGGCAGCTGCTCGTCGACGCGTCGGGCGCCTGGTTCGGCAGCGCCCGGGTCGGCGCCGTGCGCAGCAACGTCGGCGCCGGCGACTCCTCGCTCGCCGGCTTCCTGATCGCCGGCGGCAGCGGCCCCGAGGCCCTAGCCTCCGCCGTCGCCCACGGCGCCGCGGCCGTCCAACTCCCCGGCAGCGTCATGCCGACCCCGGCCGACCTCACCCCCACCGCCGTGACCGTCACCTCGGAGGTCCCCATGGACCGCGCACTGACGGAGCCGGTGTCATGA